From a region of the Lactuca sativa cultivar Salinas chromosome 4, Lsat_Salinas_v11, whole genome shotgun sequence genome:
- the LOC111902270 gene encoding DNAJ protein JJJ1 homolog, producing MTSPEKRCLYEVLGLQRDCTADEIRSAYRKLALQRHPDKLIKSGVSEAEATASFQELVNAYEVLSDVRERTWYDSHRSQILFSGSNPNNSSSGSAVVPDLLSFFSNSVYSGFSDKGKGFYKVYADVFDKIYRNELKFAKTLGLGNVVKEAPLMGNLDSPYAQVNAFYGYWLGFVTVMDFVWEDEYDANAGPNRKSRRMMEDENKKIRKKAKREYNETVRGLAEFVKKRDKRVIDMQMKRNEEIEKKKEEERARKKEMEREKAERARLYEEPDWAKMEDSDEVVVEEEEEEDERKNEFYCVVCGKKFKSDKQWKNHEQSKKHKEKVAELREAFEEEEEEEEEEEVTENKDDLQSEDIDDGEVIVDEVEELKEKFEEVIIEKEETAHDEEKDDDENSLEAMLSWNKNKKKPKKKVYVEVEEEEVDLMEYNNKKGRRKRGGKKDTATKPEDEEQQKIDKPEISGNADVDNKSDDDDDGSHIEKPSSSLSKPCVETETNVEEANEPNVKIKVVKQAPASKVINKKEGNSKGKNSTRGKKQKATSRNSGHECDTCGVNFDSRTKLHKHLSDEGHAAIKSR from the exons ATGACTTCGCCGGAGAAGCGATGCCTCTACGAAGTCCTTGGTCTCCAACGCGATTGCACCGCCGATGAAATCCGCTCGGCGTACAGAAAGCTCGCTCTCCAACGTCACCCTGACAAGCTAATCAAGTCCGGCGTCAGCGAAGCTGAAGCCACCGCTTCCTTCCAGGAGCTCGTCAATGCTTACGAGGTCCTCTCTGATGTGCGAGAGCGCACATGGTACGACTCTCACCGCTCTCAAATCCTCTTCTccggttcaaaccctaacaattcaTCCTCCGGCTCTGCTGTTGTCCCCGATCTCTTATCCTTCTTCTCAAATTCCGTTTACTCTGGATTTTCAGATAAAGGTAAGGGTTTCTATAAGGTTTACGCCGATGTGTTCGATAAAATCTATCGAAACGAACTGAAATTCGCGAAGACGTTAGGGTTAGGAAATGTTGTTAAAGAGGCGCCACTGATGGGTAATTTGGATAGTCCATATGCTCAAGTGAATGCGTTTTACGGATACTGGTTAGGGTTCGTAACAGTGATGGATTTTGTTTGGGAGGATGAGTATGATGCAAATGCAGGACCAAATCGGAAGTCTCGGAGGATGATGGAGGATGAGAATAAGAAGATCAGGAAGAAGGCTAAGAGAGAGTATAACGAAACTGTTAGGGGTTTAGCAGAGTTCGTGAAGAAGAGGGATAAGAGAGTGATTGATATGCAGATGAAGAGGAATGAGGAGATTGAGAAAAAGAAAGAGGAGGAAAGGGCAAGGAAGAAAGAAATGGAGAGAGAGAAAGCAGAGAGAGCAAGGTTGTATGAGGAGCCTGATTGGGCAAAAATGGAGGATTCAgatgaggtggtggtggaggaggaggaagaagaagatgagcgGAAGAATGAGTTTTACTGTGTGGTGTGTGGGAAGAAGTTTAAAAGTGATAAACAATGGAAGAATCATGAGCAATCCAAGAAGCATAAGGAGAAAGTTGCAGAGTTGAGGGaagcttttgaagaagaagaagaagaagaagaagaagaagaagttacaGAAAACAAAGATGATCTGCAAAGTGAAGACATTGATGATGGTGAGGTGATTGTTGATGAGGTTGAAGAACtgaaagaaaagtttgaagagGTCATAATTGAGAAGGAAGAAACAGCTCatgatgaagaaaaagatgatgATGAAAATAGTTTAGAAGCAATGTTATCTTGGAATAAGAACAAGAAGAAGCCAAAAAAGAAAGTTTATGTTGAAGTTGAAGAGGAAGAGGTAGATTTGATGGAGTATAATAACAAGAAAGGTAGAAGAAAGAGAGGAGGCAAGAAAGATACAGCTACAAAACCAGAAGATGAAGAACAACAAAAAATAGATAAACCTGAAATAAGTGGCAATGCTGATGTGGACAACAaatctgatgatgatgatgatggttcaCATATCGAAAaaccatcatcatcattatccaAGCCTTGTGTAGAAACTGAGACCAATGTTGAAGAAGCTAATGAGCCCAATGTAAAGATTAAGGTTGTCAAACAAGCTCCAGCCTCAAAGGTTATCAATAAAAAAGAAGGGAATTCAAAAGGAAAAAACTCTACTAGAGGCAAAAAACAGAAG GCAACATCAAGAAATTCTGGGCATGAATGTGATACTTGTGGAGTTAATTTTGATTCAAG GACCAAATTACATAAACATTTGAGCGATGAGGGCCATGCTGCTATTAAATCAAGATGA